One Anas acuta chromosome 32, bAnaAcu1.1, whole genome shotgun sequence DNA segment encodes these proteins:
- the WIZ gene encoding protein Wiz isoform X2, with protein MEKAAPALSEHQGDGGRALLMTLEPNKENFAALECPQGEERRAAFVKDAKAPLESPALSGTALEAGTELKEAAFYGADNLAMMSREGKGPPGTELCPLQEDPNFFSTLARKEPDIALEARDVADEPDPALSGAVPAPAHRTELGSTDEEHLEFPKALYRTDARSSLDLRNMTVSGSVAWDTSALETRAGDGREESTLERLSGLKDSKESAFAVDPQGVNTVQVDPEELESDPEELDAGKVAAEMPSPCAGAPGGGGEEKFLTNEPKQLEGLSKEHLEKSKRGVQRVDWISRPNRSPSPHYKDVSKPTDVATNMPFRGQAVREVPPPLTPTVFRKTLNPVLGKSKPLESSSAHRKGLVVDSDLGEIGPLGTAEWTLQKPGLQLGAELAVGKQSWTVNSEDSVERIPLMSLEPAPCSSYDVEMRPYVCSVLVEEQGKEELGPEEDPAVYTCIECSIYFKKKEHLMDHMLQHNRGPGRDQDGDALGGQCQFCCNECGWAFGDPASLEQHKRLHQESREKIIEEIQKLNEFPDEGREARLQCPKCVFGTNSSKIFVQHAKMHVKERKDQGAKSLSLFGSTGGGELRDSPVHGLYKHFKPNEHVPLQVQVPPHGSTKGLSTCVLCSFPAPNENILKEHMKYAHSHLSWDAEPYEEDPNQPGTSRDAYSPARPGRFAETDYFGKADRLFPPPHQEGASQYEAGHGFSLSHPRLEKSNGASKKDYQSSGFHARKAAPYAAPHKNLGLPGLSSAKFYSQFALQQLKKKAAARHLEAEGDGLRSHSAGLEDVRHKWTLINDMGSVEEEISVTPDADLAESRGIKPVTIPQAALDLKRTFRDTLKATDSSIASEEQQHQLRMMVPLVLLEEVNPHPRAAKRPRGKPLKKKAALPPRDFVMEEPLPLDMLLLDSPLEGPLELDDLLDSDSPMLKNEERKCPYCPDRFHNGIGLANHVRGHLNRVGVSYNVRHFISAEEVKAIEQKFSFQKKKKKVANFDPSTFSLMRCEFCGAGFDTRAGLSSHARAHLRDFGITNWELTISPINILKELLANSAEHPMLQAAVGAEPSSPGREAHGFAPRKSGTPMSECSIPRSPLSPFPPSWGDESLQSYRDVLAPEEEELVAMEVGSPPPPPLPKKSAPPGQLEQPPSRIGTKLSPEPPGSKPEPQDSKSQNLTTCEVCGACFETRKGLSSHARSHLRQLGVAESESSGAPIDLLYELMKQKGKPDGSPIPPGLLKKSGSPKEGAGGSPRPALLALGKGGGGERPPDGPVNKAIKSPPGFSKSLSQPGSPILKKVPSALSGSPSPKNPEDKSSKLALSPLQSSPKAQWPQADEEGPLNLTSGSEPVRDIRCEFCGEYFENRKGLSSHARSHLRQMGVTEWYVNGSPIDTLREILKRRAQPRGAAPNPAGPGQKAMAKSLLGAMGPLEPRGPGELHIPGLAKKVQQAGSPLGQSPTSSPPPTARKMFPGLSPPSLQKKLKQDQLRVEIKREMMSGGLHGDPHPSDRAWSPREEMSPLNLSSRADPVRDIRCEFCGEYFENRKGLSSHARSHLRQMGVTEWSVNGSPIDTLREILKKKSKPCVIKKEPHTSSIEPPKALGEEGTDPKAPGKMLQGMALPPLGGRTGKPSPGASSLGRELSLASLAAKPQGGFLTPLSAKRPLQDERLGPHAEVKHKAYIQTELPFKTKPVHDKPAHTSSEACCELCGLYFENRKALASHARAHLRQFGVTEWCVNGSPIETLSEWIRHRPQKAGAYRSYIQGGRPFTKKFRNSSHARDHDGARRMPLSLQPGGVALLSKGLAADLAHGEPGKILDGGSGGERPMVTSPLSLVKMEEHQRPNIHKFERRQARPLDNPLHREEEGADFQQKMEETRQPPPRMRPVPSLVPRPPQTSLVKFVGNIYTLKCRFCEVEFQGPLSIQEEWVRHLQRHILEMNFSKADPLRGEAPAPEPPAVAEAQ; from the exons ATGAGCCTGATCCTGCCCTCTCCGGTgctgtcccagccccagctcacaGGACCGAACTCGG CTCCACGGACGAAGAGCATTTAGAGTTCCCGAAGGCTTTGTACAGAACGGATGCCAGGAGCTCCTTGGACCTGCGAAACATGACCGTGTCCGGCAGCGTGGCCTGGGACACCTCTGCCCTGGAGACGAGAGCGGGCGACGGCAGAGAAGAAAGCACTTTAGAGAGACTCTCTGGCTTGAAGGACTCGAAGGAGTCGGCGTTCGCGGTGGATCCCCAGGGTGTAAATACTGTGCAGGTGGATCCCGAGGAGCTGGAGAGCGACCCCGAGGAGCTGGACGCCGGCAAGGTGGCGGCAGAGATGCCCAGCCCTTGCGCGGGGGCACccggtggtggtggggaggagaAATTCCTTACAAATGAACCAAAGCAACTTGAAGGCCTCAGCAAAGAGCACTTAGAGAAAAGCAAGAGGGGAGTCCAGAGGGTCGACTGGATTTCCAGACCCAACAGAAGCCCGAGTCCTCACTACAAAGACGTGAGCAAGCCGACAGATGTAGCAACCAACATGCCCTTTCGGGGACAGGCTGTGCGTGAAGTGCCTCCTCCGCTGACCCCGACGGTGTTCCGAAAAACGCTCAACCCTGTCCTCGGCAAGTCCAAGCCCCTGGAGAGCTCCTCGGCCCACAGGAAGGGGCTGGTGGTCGACTCGGATCTGGGCGAGATCGGCCCGCTCGGCACGGCCGAGTGGACGCTACAGAAGCCGGGCCTCCAGCTGGGCGCGGAGCTCGCCGTCGGCAAACAGTCCTGGACGGTGAATTCGGAGGACTCGGTGGAGAGGATCCCGCTGATGTCTCTGGAGcccgctccctgcagctcctatGACGTTGAGATGCGGCCCTACGTGTGCAGCGTCTtggtggaggagcaggggaaggaggagctgGGCCCGGAGGAGGACCCGGCGGTGTACACGTGCATCGAGTGCAGCATTTACTTCAAGAAGAAGGAGCATCTGATGGATCACATGCTGCAGCACAACCGCGGACCAGGGAGGGACCAAGACGGGGACGCTCTGGGGGGGCAGTGTCAGTTCTGCTGCAACGAGTGCGGGTGGGCCTTCGGGGACCCCGCGTCCCTGGAGCAGCACAAGAGGCTCCACCAGGAATCCAGGGAAAAAATCATCGAGGAGATCCAGAAGCTGAACGAGTTCCCGGACGAAGGCCGGGAAGCCCGGCTGCAGTGCCCCAAGTGCGTCTTCGGCACCAACTCCTCCAAGATCTTCGTCCAGCACGCCAAGATGCACGTCAAGGAGAGGAAGGACCAAGGGGCGAAGAGCCTGAGCCTCTTCGGGAGCACGGGCGGCGGAGAACTGCGGGACAGCCCCGTGCACGGCCTCTACAAACACTTCAAACCCAACGAGCACGTGCCCCTGCAGGTGCAGGTGCCCCCCCACGGCAGCACCAAAGGGCTCAGCACCTGCGTGCTCTGCAGCTTCCCGGCCCCCAACGAGAACATCCTCAAAGAGCACATGAAGTACGCCCACTCCCACCTCTCCTGGGACGCGGAGCCCTACGAGGAAGACCCCAATCAGCCAGGGACGAGCCGGGATGCCTACAGCCCCGCCAGGCCGGGCCGCTTTGCGGAGACTGATTATTTCGGCAAAGCTGACCGGCTCTTCCCTCCGCCCCACCAGGAAGGCGCGTCCCAGTACGAAGCTGGTCACGGTTTTTCTCTATCTCACCCCAGGCTCGAGAAGAGCAACGGGGCCAGTAAAAAGGACTACCAGTCCTCGGGGTTTCACGCCAGGAAAGCGGCTCCGTACGCGGCCCCCCATAAAAACCTGGGGCTGCCTGGCCTCTCCTCCGCCAAGTTCTACTCGCAgtttgctctgcagcagctgaaaaaaaaagcgGCAGCTCGGCACCTCGAGGCCGAAGGCGACGGGCTCAGGAGCCACTCGGCGGGGCTGGAGGACGTTAGGCACAAGTGGACGCTGATCAACGACATGGGGAGCGTGGAAGAGGAGATCTCCGTCACCCCGGACGCGGACCTGGCTGAGAGCAGAGGCATCAAACCCGTCACCATCCCTCAAGCCGCCTTGGACCTCAAGAGGACGTTCAGAGACACCCTGAAAGCCACGGACTCCTCGATAGCCtcggaggagcagcagcaccagctgcgGATGATGGTGCCCCTCGTCCTGCTGGAGGAGGTGAACCCGCACCCCAGGGCGGCGAAGCGGCCCCGGGGGAAGCCCTTGAAGAAGAAAGCGGCGCTCCCGCCCCGGGATTTCGTGATGGAAGAGCCCCTTCCCTTGGATATGCTCCTGCTGGACTCTCCTCTGGAGGGTCCCCTGGAGCTCGACGACCTCTTGGACTCCGACTCGCCCATGCTGAAGAACGAGGAGAGGAAATGTCCCTATTGCCCCGATAGGTTCCACAACGGGATCGGGCTGGCGAACCACGTGCGGGGCCACCTCAACAGGGTGGGGGTGAGCTACAACGTCCGCCACTTCATCTCGGCAGAAGAAGTGAAAGCTATTGAGCAaaaattttccttccaaaagaagaagaaaaaag TTGCCAACTTCGACCCCAGCACGTTCAGCCTGATGCGCTGCGAGTTCTGCGGGGCCGGATTCGACACGCGCGCGGGGCTCTCCAGCCACGCCAGGGCCCACCTGAGGGACTTTGGTATTACCAACTGGGAGCTCACCATCTCGCCCATCAACATCCTCAAGGAGCTGCTGGCCAACTCGGCGGAGCACCCGATGCTGCAGGCGGCGGTGGGAGCGGAGCCCTCGTCCCCCGGCCGAGAGGCGCACGGCTTCGCGCCCCGCAAGAGCGGCACCCCCATGTCCGAGTGCAGCATTCCACGGTCTCCTCTGTCCCCGTTCCCTCCGTCCTGGGGAGATGAGTCCTTGCAGTCCTACAGAGACG TCCTGGccccggaggaggaggagttggTGGCCATGGAGGTGGgctcccccccgccgcccccgctgCCGAAGAAAAGCGCTCCCCCcgggcagctggagcagcccccGAGCAGGATAGGGACCAAACTGTCTCCTGAGCCGCCCGGGAGCAAGCCAGAGCCTCAGGACTCCAAAT cccagAACCTGACGACGTGCGAGGTGTGCGGCGCCTGCTTCGAGACCCGCAAGGGCCTCTCCAGCCACGCTCGCTCGCACCTGCGGCAGCTCGGCGTGGCCGAGTCGGAGAGCAGCGGGGCCCCCATCGACCTGCTCTACGAACTGATGAAGCAGAAGGGCAAACCCGACGGCAGCCCCATCCCTCCCGGCCTCCTCAAGAAATCCGGCTCCCCCaaggagggggcggggggctccccccggcccgCGCTCCTGGCGCTCGGCAAGGGCGGCGGTGGCGAGCGCCCGCCCGACGGCCCCGTCAACAAAGCCATCAAATCTCCCCCCGGCTTCTCCAAAAGCCTCTCGCAGCCGGGCTCCCCAATCCTCAAGAAGGTGCCGTCGGCGCTCTCGGGGTCCCCCTCCCCGAAAAACCCCGAGGACAAGAGCTCCAAGCTCGCGCTCAGCCCCCTGCAGAGCTCCCCGAAGGCGCAGTGGCCGCAGGCGGATGAGGAAGGACCCCTCAATTTGA CCTCCGGGTCGGAGCCAGTGCGGGACATCCGCTGCGAGTTCTGCGGCGAGTACTTCGAGAACCGCAAGGGGCTGTCGAGCCACGCGCGCTCCCACCTGCGGCAGATGGGGGTGACGGAGTGGTACGTCAACGGCTCGCCCATCGACACCCTGCGGGAGATCCTCAAACGCCGAGCTCAGCCGCGGGGCGCTGCCCCCAACCCCGCCGGCCCCGGGCAGAAAGCCATGGCCAAGAGCCTCCTGGGCGCCATGGGACCCCTGGAGCCTCGGGGGCCCGGAGAGCTTCACATCCCCGGCCTCGCCAAGAAGGTCCAGCAAGCAGGCAGTCCCCTGGGGCAGTCTCCTACCTCGTCCCCACCTCCCACTGCCCGGAAGATGTTTCCAggcctctctcctccctccttgcAGAAGAAGCTCAAACAAGACCAGCTGAGGGTGGAAATCAAACGCGAGATGATGTCAGGAGGCCTCCACGGAGACCCCCACCCCTCCGACCGAGCCTGGTCCCCGCGGGAGGAGATGTCTCCCCTCAACCTCT cctcccGAGCTGACCCGGTGCGGGACATCCGCTGCGAGTTCTGCGGCGAGTACTTCGAGAACCGCAAGGGGCTGTCGAGCCACGCGCGCTCCCACCTGCGGCAGATGGGGGTGACCGAGTGGTCGGTCAACGGCTCACCCATCGACACCCTGCGGGAGATCCTCAAGAAGAAATCCAAGCCCTGCGTCATCAAGAAGGAGCCTCACACCTCCAGCATCGAGCCCCCCAAAGCTCTCGGGGAGGAGGGGACGGACCCCAAAGCCCCCGGCAAAATGCTGCAGGGCATGGCCCTGCCTCCGCTGGGCGGCCGGACGGGGAAGCCCAGCCCTGGCGCTTCCAGCCTGGGCCGGGAGCTGTCCCTGGCGTCGCTCGCTGCCAAACCCCAGGGCGGTTTCCTGACGCCGCTGTCCGCCAAACGGCCGCTGCAGGACGAGCGGCTGGGGCCCCACGCCGAGGTGAAGCACAAGGCCTACATCCAGACCGAGCTGCCCTTCAAAACCAAGCCCGTGCACGACAAACCCGCGCACACCT ccagcgAAGCCTGCTGCGAGCTCTGCGGCCTCTACTTCGAGAACCGCAAGGCCCTGGCCAGCCACGCGCGGGCTCACCTCCGGCAGTTCGGCGTCACCGAGTGGTGCGTCAACGGCTCGCCCATCGAGACCCTGAGCGAGTGGATCCGGCACCGGCCCCAAAAAGCCGGCGCCTACCGCAGCTACATCCAAGGCGGCCGACCCTTCACCAAGAAATTCCGCAACTCCTCGCACGCCCGGGACCACGACGGCGCCCGGAGGATGCCCCTGAGCCTGCAGCCCGGCGGCGTGGCCCTGCTCAGCAAAGGGTTGGCCGCGGACCTGGCGCACGGCGAGCCCGGGAAGATCCTGGACGGGGGAAGCGGCGGCGAGCGCCCCATGGTcacctctcccctctccctggtGAAGATGGAGGAGCATCAGCGCCCCAATATCCACA AGTTCGAGCGGAGGCAAGCGAGGCCCCTGGATAACCCCCTGCAccgggaggaggaaggggccgACTTCCAGCAGAAGATGGAGGAGACGCGCCAGCCGCCGCCGAGGATGAGGCCGGTGCCTTCCCTGGTCCCCCGCCCGCCGCAGACCTCCCTGGTGAAGTTTGTGGGTAACATCTACACCCTCAAGTGCAG GTTCTGCGAGGTGGAGTTCCAGGGGCCCCTCTCCATCCAGGAGGAGTGGGTGCGGCACCTCCAGCGACACATCCTGGAAATGAATTTCTCCAAAGCAGACCCCTTGCGGGGCGAAGCCCCGGCCCCCGAACCCCCCGCCGTGGCCGAGGCTCAGTAA
- the WIZ gene encoding protein Wiz isoform X8, whose amino-acid sequence MAASTSSPPKVTKAAAAPRPRERERGGEGDAGPEAPPEPVLAPEEEELVAMEVGSPPPPPLPKKSAPPGQLEQPPSRIGTKLSPEPPGSKPEPQDSKSQNLTTCEVCGACFETRKGLSSHARSHLRQLGVAESESSGAPIDLLYELMKQKGKPDGSPIPPGLLKKSGSPKEGAGGSPRPALLALGKGGGGERPPDGPVNKAIKSPPGFSKSLSQPGSPILKKVPSALSGSPSPKNPEDKSSKLALSPLQSSPKAQWPQADEEGPLNLTSGSEPVRDIRCEFCGEYFENRKGLSSHARSHLRQMGVTEWYVNGSPIDTLREILKRRAQPRGAAPNPAGPGQKAMAKSLLGAMGPLEPRGPGELHIPGLAKKVQQAGSPLGQSPTSSPPPTARKMFPGLSPPSLQKKLKQDQLRVEIKREMMSGGLHGDPHPSDRAWSPREEMSPLNLSSRADPVRDIRCEFCGEYFENRKGLSSHARSHLRQMGVTEWSVNGSPIDTLREILKKKSKPCVIKKEPHTSSIEPPKALGEEGTDPKAPGKMLQGMALPPLGGRTGKPSPGASSLGRELSLASLAAKPQGGFLTPLSAKRPLQDERLGPHAEVKHKAYIQTELPFKTKPVHDKPAHTSSEACCELCGLYFENRKALASHARAHLRQFGVTEWCVNGSPIETLSEWIRHRPQKAGAYRSYIQGGRPFTKKFRNSSHARDHDGARRMPLSLQPGGVALLSKGLAADLAHGEPGKILDGGSGGERPMVTSPLSLVKMEEHQRPNIHKFERRQARPLDNPLHREEEGADFQQKMEETRQPPPRMRPVPSLVPRPPQTSLVKFVGNIYTLKCRFCEVEFQGPLSIQEEWVRHLQRHILEMNFSKADPLRGEAPAPEPPAVAEAQ is encoded by the exons ATGGCGGCCTCCACCTCCTCGCCGCCCAAAGTGACAaaagcggcggcggcgccgcggccccgggagcgggagcggggcggggagggcgACGCCGGGCCCGAGGCGCCCCCCGAGCCCG TCCTGGccccggaggaggaggagttggTGGCCATGGAGGTGGgctcccccccgccgcccccgctgCCGAAGAAAAGCGCTCCCCCcgggcagctggagcagcccccGAGCAGGATAGGGACCAAACTGTCTCCTGAGCCGCCCGGGAGCAAGCCAGAGCCTCAGGACTCCAAAT cccagAACCTGACGACGTGCGAGGTGTGCGGCGCCTGCTTCGAGACCCGCAAGGGCCTCTCCAGCCACGCTCGCTCGCACCTGCGGCAGCTCGGCGTGGCCGAGTCGGAGAGCAGCGGGGCCCCCATCGACCTGCTCTACGAACTGATGAAGCAGAAGGGCAAACCCGACGGCAGCCCCATCCCTCCCGGCCTCCTCAAGAAATCCGGCTCCCCCaaggagggggcggggggctccccccggcccgCGCTCCTGGCGCTCGGCAAGGGCGGCGGTGGCGAGCGCCCGCCCGACGGCCCCGTCAACAAAGCCATCAAATCTCCCCCCGGCTTCTCCAAAAGCCTCTCGCAGCCGGGCTCCCCAATCCTCAAGAAGGTGCCGTCGGCGCTCTCGGGGTCCCCCTCCCCGAAAAACCCCGAGGACAAGAGCTCCAAGCTCGCGCTCAGCCCCCTGCAGAGCTCCCCGAAGGCGCAGTGGCCGCAGGCGGATGAGGAAGGACCCCTCAATTTGA CCTCCGGGTCGGAGCCAGTGCGGGACATCCGCTGCGAGTTCTGCGGCGAGTACTTCGAGAACCGCAAGGGGCTGTCGAGCCACGCGCGCTCCCACCTGCGGCAGATGGGGGTGACGGAGTGGTACGTCAACGGCTCGCCCATCGACACCCTGCGGGAGATCCTCAAACGCCGAGCTCAGCCGCGGGGCGCTGCCCCCAACCCCGCCGGCCCCGGGCAGAAAGCCATGGCCAAGAGCCTCCTGGGCGCCATGGGACCCCTGGAGCCTCGGGGGCCCGGAGAGCTTCACATCCCCGGCCTCGCCAAGAAGGTCCAGCAAGCAGGCAGTCCCCTGGGGCAGTCTCCTACCTCGTCCCCACCTCCCACTGCCCGGAAGATGTTTCCAggcctctctcctccctccttgcAGAAGAAGCTCAAACAAGACCAGCTGAGGGTGGAAATCAAACGCGAGATGATGTCAGGAGGCCTCCACGGAGACCCCCACCCCTCCGACCGAGCCTGGTCCCCGCGGGAGGAGATGTCTCCCCTCAACCTCT cctcccGAGCTGACCCGGTGCGGGACATCCGCTGCGAGTTCTGCGGCGAGTACTTCGAGAACCGCAAGGGGCTGTCGAGCCACGCGCGCTCCCACCTGCGGCAGATGGGGGTGACCGAGTGGTCGGTCAACGGCTCACCCATCGACACCCTGCGGGAGATCCTCAAGAAGAAATCCAAGCCCTGCGTCATCAAGAAGGAGCCTCACACCTCCAGCATCGAGCCCCCCAAAGCTCTCGGGGAGGAGGGGACGGACCCCAAAGCCCCCGGCAAAATGCTGCAGGGCATGGCCCTGCCTCCGCTGGGCGGCCGGACGGGGAAGCCCAGCCCTGGCGCTTCCAGCCTGGGCCGGGAGCTGTCCCTGGCGTCGCTCGCTGCCAAACCCCAGGGCGGTTTCCTGACGCCGCTGTCCGCCAAACGGCCGCTGCAGGACGAGCGGCTGGGGCCCCACGCCGAGGTGAAGCACAAGGCCTACATCCAGACCGAGCTGCCCTTCAAAACCAAGCCCGTGCACGACAAACCCGCGCACACCT ccagcgAAGCCTGCTGCGAGCTCTGCGGCCTCTACTTCGAGAACCGCAAGGCCCTGGCCAGCCACGCGCGGGCTCACCTCCGGCAGTTCGGCGTCACCGAGTGGTGCGTCAACGGCTCGCCCATCGAGACCCTGAGCGAGTGGATCCGGCACCGGCCCCAAAAAGCCGGCGCCTACCGCAGCTACATCCAAGGCGGCCGACCCTTCACCAAGAAATTCCGCAACTCCTCGCACGCCCGGGACCACGACGGCGCCCGGAGGATGCCCCTGAGCCTGCAGCCCGGCGGCGTGGCCCTGCTCAGCAAAGGGTTGGCCGCGGACCTGGCGCACGGCGAGCCCGGGAAGATCCTGGACGGGGGAAGCGGCGGCGAGCGCCCCATGGTcacctctcccctctccctggtGAAGATGGAGGAGCATCAGCGCCCCAATATCCACA AGTTCGAGCGGAGGCAAGCGAGGCCCCTGGATAACCCCCTGCAccgggaggaggaaggggccgACTTCCAGCAGAAGATGGAGGAGACGCGCCAGCCGCCGCCGAGGATGAGGCCGGTGCCTTCCCTGGTCCCCCGCCCGCCGCAGACCTCCCTGGTGAAGTTTGTGGGTAACATCTACACCCTCAAGTGCAG GTTCTGCGAGGTGGAGTTCCAGGGGCCCCTCTCCATCCAGGAGGAGTGGGTGCGGCACCTCCAGCGACACATCCTGGAAATGAATTTCTCCAAAGCAGACCCCTTGCGGGGCGAAGCCCCGGCCCCCGAACCCCCCGCCGTGGCCGAGGCTCAGTAA